The DNA sequence GTCTGCCAGAACGCCTCGTATCCGGCAGACTGCGCATCAGAGGGCAGGCAGAACATTCGATGATGCTGACCTTCGATCTGAGCCAGGGTGTAACCCATGCCATCCAGAAAGTTCTTGTTGGCTGTTAGCACCACCCCATCAAGGGTGAACTCGATCACGGCGGTGGATCGCATCAGCGCCCCCACGAGCGCCTCGTTCTCGCGGGAGGCTTCAATGGTTCGCGTCAGAACGCTTGAATACAGCACCACGCGCTCGAGAATCCCGCCATCGCCGTTGAACGGGATCACCATGACTCGCAGCCAGACGTGAGAACCCTGGCGACTGGTCAAGCGCAGCGTGCCGCTGTAGTGCGAGCCTTTGGCTATGGCATCCAGGGCGCGACGCTGATGGACGTCGCTGCTCAATTCATGAGGGCTCAGCTCGCGCAGTGGGCGACCCACCAGTTCCACCTGAGTGAACCCCAGCTCCTTTTCGAACAATGCGTTGGCTTGCACAATGACGCCGGCGGCATCGAGCGTCACAGCGACGGTTTGCTGGTCGAGCGTGGTCTTGACGTGTTCCAACGCCGCAAGCCGCTGCTCGAGTTGCTGGATTTTTTTCTTGAGACGGGAATTGAACATGGCGGGCGCTCGCATTGACATGACAAGTCATCGGCTGAAAAAGGATATTCATAAGGCCTAATCTGTAGATATCTACTAACCCAAAAAAGCTTCTAGGCGAAAATGATCGCTAGATAGAGTAGGATTGCCGCTGATGCCGAATTGACCCAGTGGCCAGTGCCAAGCTGACCCAGCATTAATCGGTAAATATCCAGCCATTGACAATGGCGTGCAGCATGGAGCCTGGGTCAGCAAAATTTCGAAAACTGGATCAATTCTGCAATGGCGTTGACACTATTGTGCACAACCGCATGCTGGATCGCGGCGTTGCGTTACTACCCAAGCCGTTTACTCTGCACGAATTAGCATTGAAAATCCGTCAGATCTTGGATCGGTAACGTGTCATTCAGGTGTGCGGGACGAGCAACTGGTACGTCTCGTTCAGCTGCGCGAGCGTGAAAGGTTTGGGCAACCAATACACCCGATCAATATGCAGCACGTCAGAATCGCTGTGATACCCCGAGGCCACGACGATCGGAGCCTTGGGAATTTTTTGGTGAACGCGTGCGACCAGATCGACGCCATCGATTTGACCCGGCATCTTCAGGTCTGTGGTCAGAAGTGTGACGGACTGGGACTGCGTCTGGATGTATTACCAAGCAGCATCCGCGCTGGAAGAAGCCTTCACACGGTAGCCTAACTCCTCCAAGACCTCGACCATCAGGTCAAGAATCTGCAGTTGGGGAGCCCGCAGAAAGCGGACTAAATCGTACGTTAGGCTATTGTTTGCGATCAGTTTTTTAAGCAAACCCACCATATCTTTCAGATACCTACGGTTTTAGGTGTGCCCGTTTGAAGTACACCTAAGACGTGCGTCAGACAGGTTACTCATCCGCGTCAGTGTAGGGCCGCTTTGTCCATTGTCTGACGCTTTGGCACTAGGTTCTATGGCCTCAATCTGACGGGGCGAAGGCTTAGCGTACGATTTTTTTCCGTTTTCTCAATTGACCCCTATTCCCCGAACCCGCGACCTGGTGCGCCATTACGCCGCGCAGCTGCTCGAAGCGGGCGGGGAGGTGTCAATCAGCGCGATCCGCGGGCGGATCCTGGACGACCATGGGGTGAACGCCTCGCCCAATGTGGTGGGGGACGAGGTCAAGCAGTTCTGGGCGCGCACCGGGCCCTTGCTCAGTGCCCGGCTCAAGCGCCCCGGCATCCCGGAGGCGGTGTGCCAGGCCTTGGACAGCGTGTGGGAGGTGGCGCTGAACGAGGCCACCGCGGCGTACGCGATCGAGCGCGCGGGGCATGTGCAGCAGGCGGACCAGGCCACGGCGCGCGCTGCGGCCGCACTGGAACGGGCGGAGCACGCCGAGGGACGGTTCGCCGATCAGGAACGGCAGATCGGGCTGCTGAGCGAGCAGGTGCAGCGGTTGAGCGCGCAGCTGGACAAGGCCCAGGCGCAGCACGAAGAAGTCCGCAGCGAGCTGCGCGAGGTGATGACGCAGCATCAGCAGCAGGCGCAGCGGCAGGCCACCGAGCTTGCGCGTCTGCAGACATCGCACGGGGCCGAGCAGGCGCGCTGCGCGCCGAGGTCAGCCGCCAGGCGGACATCTTTGAAGGCACCACGAACCATCTGATGATGGAGACCAGCCGGGTACGCGATGCGGCGAAGCTCGAGACCGAACGGCTGACCCGGGAACTGGCGCACAGCCGCGAGCTCGTCGACCAGCTGCGCGTGCAGCGCTCGAACGCCCGCGAGGAAAGCGCCGGGCTGCGGGCCCAGGCCGAGAGTGCGGGGCTGCAGCTGCGGCAGCTGAAAACGGCCTATGACGGGCTGGTGGCTCAACAGGTCGCAAGGAAGGTGGCGCGTAAGGGGCTTTTTTGCGCGGCGGGATGAGGCATCATCACGTCTTACCCGCAAGGCGGCTGACCCGGCTGTATCGGCAGGTCGCTTGGCCTACGTATTCATGGCAGTACTGACATCCTCCGAGACACGCATGACCGTTGAACTGACTGAAGAAGACATGCGCCAGGCGTTGTTCGGCGCCGCGCAGGCACCTGCGCCGCAGGTGACGATCCACGATCCGATGGCGCACATCCCCGACGTGGTGATTGTGCCGCCGGCAGTGGCCACAGCAGGTCGGAAAAAGAAACGTGGCGGGGCTTTTACGCTGCGGATGCGGGTAACCCTGCAGGTGGGCAACGTGTTTGAAGGGGCGACGCAGGCCTATGTGCATGAGGCCGATACGATCAGCAGGCTGCTGGCCGAGCAGGAAGCGGTCAAAGTGGCCAGGAAGAAATATCGCTACGTCGAGGTGGTGTCGGTCATGGCCATCGGTGAAGGTCGCCCAGGCAAGATCACCGACGGCCGTGACGGTCCGGTGTACTTTTGAGCTGATGCCTTTAGGTCAGGCCGATGGCAGTTGATCCACTACACTCATACCTTTTAGCGAGTATCGACTATTGATCCTGTCGACTTAAAGTTAACTCCCGCCCAGCCGATGGTCTGGAAGCTCTTTCCCCAAAAACTGCCGAGTATCGCCAATGTCCTCGCTGACCCATTTCAAACTGAAGTCCAAACTGCTGCTTGCCTTCGGTTTGTGCGCACTGATCACCGTCGCCGTCGCGGCGCTTGGCCAGTCCGGCATTGCCAAACTGTACGGGCAAACGCAGGACATCGTTAGTAATAACCTCGTTTCCATTCAAAAAACTGATCAGCTCAAGGCAAACGCCATTGCCACCAACCGTGACTTTTTCAAGACCATAGTGCTGACTGCCGCCCATGCCGGCGCAGATGATATCAATGCGGCTATCCAGTCCTATCGCGATAATCAATCCGAAGCTCAAACTGTGTTCAAGGCCTATCGGACCACGCCACTGGAACCGGATGAGCGAGCTGCTGGCGATGATTTTGAGCGTGACTGGCCTGCGTACATTTCGGCGATGGACTCAGGCTTTGCGGTACTCAAAAATGGTGATGTCGGGCAGGCAAGAATGATCGCCACCGACAGCGTGACGCCGGCGTACAAGAAGGTGGTTGGCGAAATCAAAATCATGACCGAGTCAAATGCTCGCCAGGCTAATGAAACCACCCAAGCTGCGGCGAGCACAAACGTCCAGGTCAGGTGGGTACTGATTATCGGTTGCCTGATTGCCATCGTGTGCGCCGTCGCACTCGGCATGATTGTAACGGCTATGATCACGAGGCCCATTTATAGATCGGTTGAAGGAGCGGGTAGAATTGCGAAGGGCGACCTGACCGGGCATATTGAAGTTCGAGGCACTGATGAAACGGGGCAGCTCCTGAAGTCGCTCTCCGACATGCAAAGCAACCTAAAAGGCACGGTGCAGCAGATCGCCAATGCGTCCGATCAATTGGCATCTGCAGCAGAAGAACTGACCGCCGTCACTGAAAACAGCACGCGTGGTCTGGTGACGCAAAACGATGAAATCCAGCAAGCGGCCACGGCAGTCAATGAGATGACGGCTGCTGTTGAAGAAGTGGCGCGCAATGCAGCCAGCACTTCGCAGATATCCAGCCAGACCGCTGAAGACGCTGCAAAAGGTCAGATACAGGTGAAACAGGCCGTGACCGCCATCAATACTGTGACCGTGGAAATCAATGACTCTACCCAGCGTGTGGAAGCTTTAGCTGGACAGATACATGACATTACTCAGGTTCTGGAGGTCATCCGCGGCATTGCTGAACAGACCAACCTGCTGGCCCTGAATGCTGCGATTGAGGCCGCAAGGGCCGGTGAGCAGGGCCGAGGTTTTGCTGTTGTGGCCGACGAAGTCCGAGCTCTGGCTCATCGCACCCAATCCTCAACGGGCGAAATAGAAGCCATGATCGCTCGAGTGCGTAACGGAGCCGACGAAGCGGTTCAGGCCATGGGTAAAAGCAGAACCCTCGTACAAAGCACCCAGTCGCTGGCTACTGAAGCTGGCCTGGCGCTGGAGCGAATCAGCGAAGGCGTCAACCAGATCAACGAGCGCAACCTGGTGATTGCCAGCGCGGCAGAGGAACAGGCTCAGGTAGCCCGTGAGGTAGACCGTAACCTGGTGAACATTCAGGACCTGTCTACACAGACGGCTGCAGGAGCCAACCAAACCAACGCCTCGAGTCACGAGTTATCGCGACTGGCTATCTCGTTCAATACGCTGGTTGGTCAATTCAAGCTTTAAAATCCAGGAATATCCGGCAAAACGTTTGTAAGTGTTGGCGCTGATGCCGAATTGACCTAATGACCAGTGCCGAGCTGACCCAGCAATAATCGGTAAATATCCAGCATCGATAATAGTGCGCAGGATGGAAGCCTGGGTCAGCAAGATTTTGGAAACTGGGTCCATTCTGCGGTGGCGTTAACAGCCCCGGAGCAGCTGGTGCAAAGCGGTGCGGCGGGACGCAGCCTTGCGACAGCTACTACAGGCCCAGGGCTACTCCGCTACCCCATCAATACTTCCAGGTAACCGAAGCCATCACATTGCGCGGGTCACCGTAGTTGCTCTGCGCATACCGCACGCTTTGCAGGTACTTGCGGTCGGTGACGTTGTTGAGGTTGACCTGGGCGCTCCAGTGGCTGTCGATGTCGTATTTGCCCATCAACCCCAGCAATGCGTAAGCGCCCTGGTTCGACGCTGGCAGATCGTCGGTTGCAATCTTGCTCTGCCAGGTCAGGTTGGCACCCACTTTGACTTTCGGCGCCATGGGCAGCTGGTAGGTCATAGACCCGTTCAGCTGGTGGCGAGGAATGAAGCGGCGGGCGCGGCTGTCGTCGGCGTCGGTGATGTACACGTAGGTATAGCCGCCGCTGACTTGGAGGCTGGGGGCCAACTCGCCGGAGGTTTCCAGTTCCAGACCGTCGCTTTTGTACGATAGGCCGTTGTACAGGTAGCCGCCCAGGCTGGCGTCGTAGCCGGCGTAGGTGGCGACGTTGTCCTGCTTGGTGTGGAACACGGCAGCGGAAACGTCGAGCTTGTCGTCCAGCAGGTGACCTTTTATGCCGGCTTCATAGCTTTTTCCCTGCAGCGGGTCGAGCACTTTGCCCTGCGAGTTGAGCGAGTATTGTGGATTGAAGATTTCGGTGTAGCTGGCGTACAGCGCATATTGCGGGGTCAGGTCGTAGACCACGCCGGCGTACGGGGTGACCTTGCCGTGAATGCGTACATCCCGCGCGGTGTCGTAGTTTTCGCCGTCGCTGTCGGCGTTGAGCATGCGCGCACCGGTGATCAGGTGCAGGTCGTCGGCCAGGCTCCAGCGGGCACCGGCGTAGAGGCTCTTCTGGCGGTCGGTGTAGTTGGAGGTAGCGGCGGCGCTGGCGATATTCCAGTCGGTGGTGCGCGGAATGCTCCCGCTCAGGGCGTCGTCCAGGGACACGGCGGTGTAGTCCGAGGACGTGCCGTACAAGGAGGTTTCCTGGTTGCGCGAGCGCGCCACGTTCGCGCCGAAGGTCAGCTGGTGCTCGCGGCCGCCCAGGGTAATGGGGCCACTGAAGGAAACGTCGCCGTCCACCTCGCGGTTCTTGTCCTTGTACTTGGAGGCAAGGCCGGTGTAGCCGGTGGCCAAGGTGGCATCGCTGTAGATATAGAACATCTCGGTGTCTTCGCGGTGCTCCATGCCGGTCAGGGTGACGGTAGACTTCCAGTCGTTAGCGAATTGATGCTGCCACTCGGCGAACGCGCGGGTAGTGTGCACGTCCCAGTACACCCAGGGCTGTGAGATGTTGCTGGACCGGCCGCTG is a window from the Pseudomonas sp. HR96 genome containing:
- a CDS encoding DNA-binding protein — protein: MRHYAAQLLEAGGEVSISAIRGRILDDHGVNASPNVVGDEVKQFWARTGPLLSARLKRPGIPEAVCQALDSVWEVALNEATAAYAIERAGHVQQADQATARAAAALERAEHAEGRFADQERQIGLLSEQVQRLSAQLDKAQAQHEEVRSELREVMTQHQQQAQRQATELARLQTSHGAEQARCAPRSAARRTSLKAPRTI
- a CDS encoding response regulator, producing MQTQSQSVTLLTTDLKMPGQIDGVDLVARVHQKIPKAPIVVASGYHSDSDVLHIDRVYWLPKPFTLAQLNETYQLLVPHT
- a CDS encoding TonB-dependent siderophore receptor, whose amino-acid sequence is MRKPFPLTVPALSLITLSILNQAHAEDNTLSLPATSINTTAVDQDEAPAAGYQGKPSSTTTRLNLTAQQTPQGVTEVKREQLDDFKLNSIRDVLTNTPGVNVQKVETDRTYFTARGFDITNFQYDGMGMPLTNGLLVGDYDMALYEQVDILHGANGLMTGNGNPSATVNFVRKRPTYDPQASVTVGGGSWDKRRVDIDVSGPLTDSGNVRGRLVYANETGNSYLDRYSREKNIFSGTLAFDLTENDILTVGYEDQKTDANGSSWGALPLVDGNGKSIHYSGRSSNISQPWVYWDVHTTRAFAEWQHQFANDWKSTVTLTGMEHREDTEMFYIYSDATLATGYTGLASKYKDKNREVDGDVSFSGPITLGGREHQLTFGANVARSRNQETSLYGTSSDYTAVSLDDALSGSIPRTTDWNIASAAATSNYTDRQKSLYAGARWSLADDLHLITGARMLNADSDGENYDTARDVRIHGKVTPYAGVVYDLTPQYALYASYTEIFNPQYSLNSQGKVLDPLQGKSYEAGIKGHLLDDKLDVSAAVFHTKQDNVATYAGYDASLGGYLYNGLSYKSDGLELETSGELAPSLQVSGGYTYVYITDADDSRARRFIPRHQLNGSMTYQLPMAPKVKVGANLTWQSKIATDDLPASNQGAYALLGLMGKYDIDSHWSAQVNLNNVTDRKYLQSVRYAQSNYGDPRNVMASVTWKY
- a CDS encoding methyl-accepting chemotaxis protein, with product MSSLTHFKLKSKLLLAFGLCALITVAVAALGQSGIAKLYGQTQDIVSNNLVSIQKTDQLKANAIATNRDFFKTIVLTAAHAGADDINAAIQSYRDNQSEAQTVFKAYRTTPLEPDERAAGDDFERDWPAYISAMDSGFAVLKNGDVGQARMIATDSVTPAYKKVVGEIKIMTESNARQANETTQAAASTNVQVRWVLIIGCLIAIVCAVALGMIVTAMITRPIYRSVEGAGRIAKGDLTGHIEVRGTDETGQLLKSLSDMQSNLKGTVQQIANASDQLASAAEELTAVTENSTRGLVTQNDEIQQAATAVNEMTAAVEEVARNAASTSQISSQTAEDAAKGQIQVKQAVTAINTVTVEINDSTQRVEALAGQIHDITQVLEVIRGIAEQTNLLALNAAIEAARAGEQGRGFAVVADEVRALAHRTQSSTGEIEAMIARVRNGADEAVQAMGKSRTLVQSTQSLATEAGLALERISEGVNQINERNLVIASAAEEQAQVAREVDRNLVNIQDLSTQTAAGANQTNASSHELSRLAISFNTLVGQFKL